The Monomorium pharaonis isolate MP-MQ-018 chromosome 5, ASM1337386v2, whole genome shotgun sequence genome includes a window with the following:
- the LOC105839104 gene encoding nidogen isoform X3, protein MARGAARWSVLLGSLALALALIAPFTAALSKRDLYQYVGSGSNVLETDSNRMLISAEAVLKTPIVFYDKIYNSIFVNGNGVLSFARAMQRFFNIAFPLDDPVIAPLYTHVDTRASGTIYWSETDSPEVLARAGGLIRSAFKNATNFVPTHVFLATWMDVGYYNERNDKVNTYQVAISSNGTHSFVELLYPENGIQWIQGESHPNGLPDAKAQAGFMSEGKMYTLRGSGTDQIQNVDKWSNVNRPGQWLFQVGPIDESENVKTPDNVEDTMTMHQAASCRTGATTCHSKATCIDYEIGFCCSCKQGYFGNGKSCQPNDVPLRVIGRITGKLNGVEFPSRDLQCYVQTKDGRTYTALSRIPEEIGASFQLLGNLGGVIGWLFAKPVSDTENGYELTGGLFNHTAELNFPSSGDKVTIRSNYLGLDVFGQLKMEADITGTVPHLERDTRIEYGDYDELYTRAKPGLIRSQSERTCKLSRGGGDEREIAFKLDQIINYRECPHAVFDPEDDTTRLKYFRGVTAYEGTEGIIRFAVNTKITPLEEEDPCIQGRQTCGDHSSCVVDGDSFRCVCNAGYQYLYEEDGSAICVDVNECTAGNHMCSPDAQCINQEGSHMCQCRAGFTGDGRVCERLPSCEDTRCGNYEQCSMIGGVPTCTCIPGFEETDQGCYPSQHVPCNEEDNCSPYGLCSFDGNRKKHVCVCMPGYIGDGYTCYSESDVTTTDGPPQPQCVVGVCWCPNGWEFRDYACVRQEGEQYEHTTVDYKMRDYECNDNSECETNEQCTYHPMNSRYECTCKPGFSIDVDDRCVPSDCSTNLSQCHVNAQCVPSGDGSGYKCVCINGYHGDGIRQCVEDHIGCNVLNNCGRNAICGYNQTSANFACVCQPGYYGNGFTCRPQSSCRHDPNLCSSDAKCVSTGENQFACVCNEGYVGDGINCKRRPTHDSNFLLVNQGMATHRIPFVPTRQNPGNPIYIAYTQMAIALDIDCLGGKAYTSDITGNRIVELSYNGSMAATFIPKVSSPEGLSVDWVSRNIFWTDSGKTTVEVASLVTKKRKVLVSDGLVNPRGIAVHPYRGKIFWSDWNRAAPKLEWANEDGTDRAIFLQGDYVKLPNSLTIDWATDELCWADAGTFTISCIEIDNRKVTIVANELSYPFGLAISQSHYYWTDWKTHKIEVGMKTNGERRTPLSIPPGGSGKLYGIVVVPESCPRVTNVCQYDNGRCNKNQLCLPDGQGGRTCACADDATGPCTDSRY, encoded by the exons ATGGCTCGCGGCGCAGCACGCTGGAGCGTTCTGCTGGGCTCGCTGGCCCTCGCGCTGGCCCTAATCGCGCCCTTCACCGCAGCTTTATCCAAAAGGGACCTATACCAATATGTCGGATCGGGTTCTAACGTCCTCGAAACCGATAGCAACAGAATGCTGATATCCGCCGAGGCTGTTCTCAAAACACCCATCGTTTTCTACGACAAAATCTACAACTCGATATTC GTAAATGGAAATGGCGTTCTCTCATTTGCCAGAGCCATGCAGAGGTTTTTCAACATTGCGTTCCCTCTTGATGATCCAGTCATCGCGCCTCTTTACACGCACGTTGATACAAGAGCTTCCGGAACGATTTATTGGAGCGAAACTGACTCCCCTGAGGTTCTCGCTAGAGCCGGAGGACTGATTCGTAGCGCTTTCAAAAACGCCACTAACTTTGTGCCCACACATGTCTTTTTGGCCACTTGGATGGACGTTGGTTATTACAATGAGCGAAATGATAAG GTGAATACTTATCAAGTCGCTATATCATCCAACGGTACGCATTCCTTTGTTGAACTACTGTACCCGGAAAATGGTATACAGTGGATCCAGGGTGAATCGCATCCTAACGGTCTCCCAGATGCCAAGGCACAGGCAGGATTCATGAGCGAGGGCAAAATGTATACCCTTAGGGGCTCGGGCACAGACCAAATTCAGAATGTCGACAA GTGGTCGAATGTAAATAGGCCTGGCCAGTGGCTGTTTCAAGTCGGTCCTATCGACGAAAGCGAAAATGTAAAGACACCCGATAATGTCGAAG ACACGATGACTATGCATCAAGCGGCCAGCTGTAGGACCGGCGCCACCACTTGCCACAGCAAAGCGACCTGCATCGATTACGAGATCGGATTCTGCTGCAGTTGCAAGCAGGGCTATTTCGGCAACGGGAAATCCTGCCAGCCAAACG acgTGCCACTCCGAGTTATTGGTCGAATAACTGGCAAGCTAAACGGCGTCGAATTTCCCTCGAGGGATCTTCAATGTTACGTGCAAACCAAAGATGGACGAACGTACACGGCCTTATCAAGGATACCTGAAGAAATCGGTGCTAGTTTTCAACTTTTGGGCAATTTAGGTGGCGTGATTGGCTGGCTATTCGCAAAACCCGTCAGCGATACTGAGAACGGATACGAGCTTACAG GCGGCTTATTCAATCACACGGCGGAGCTGAACTTCCCGTCGAGCGGTGACAAAGTGACGATACGCAGTAATTACCTCGGATTGGACGTCTTCGGTCAGCTGAAAATGGAAGCGGACATCACGGGTACGGTGCCGCATCTGGAGCGGGACACCAGGATAGAGTACGGCGATTACGACGAGCTCTACACACGCGCCAAGCCGGGATTGATCCGTTCTCAAAGCGAGCGCACCTGTAAACTTTCGCGTGGCGGCGGGGACGAACGGGAGATCGCTTTCAAGCTGGATCAGATAATCAACTATCGGGAGTGCCCGCACGCTGTCTTCGATCCCGAGGACGACACAACCAGGCTGAAGTACTTCAGGGGTGTCACTGCTTACGAGGGCACCGAAGGCATTATACGATTCGCCGTCAACACTAAGATAACACCCCTCGAGGAGGAGGACCCGTGTATTCAGGGACGACAGACTTGCGGTGATCACAGCTCTTGTGTGGTCGACGGAGACAGCTTCAGATGCGTGTGTAACGCAGG GTATCAGTATCTGTACGAGGAAGACGGCAGTGCGATTTGCGTGGACGTGAACGAATGCACAGCCGGTAATCACATGTGTTCCCCAGACGCTCAATGTATTAATCAAGAAGGCAGCCACATGTGCCAATGTAGAGCTGGCTTTACGGGAGACGGTCGTGTTTGTGAAA GGTTGCCATCTTGCGAGGATACTCGTTGCGGAAATTATGAACAATGTTCAATGATCGGAGGTGTACCTACGTGCACCTGTATTCCTGGTTTTGAGGAAACAGATCAGGGATGTTACCCTTCACAACATG TACCCTGTAACGAGGAGGATAACTGTTCCCCATACGGACTCTGTAGTTTCGACGGGAATAGGAAGAAACACGTGTGCGTTTGTATGCCTGGTTATATCG GCGATGGATACACGTGTTACTCCGAATCCGACGTCACCACAACAGACGGACCGCCGCAACCGCAGTGCGTGGTTGGAGTGTGTTGGTGCCCGAATGGTTGGGAATTCCGTGACTATGCCTGCGTGAGGCAAGAGGGAGAACAATACGAACATACGACAGTTGACTATAAAATGCGAGACT ACGAGTGCAACGATAATTCCGAGTGCGAGACGAACGAACAATGCACCTACCATCCCATGAACTCGCGCTACGAGTGCACCTGCAAGCCCGGATTCAGTATAGATGTGGACGATCGATGCGTGCCGTCCGATTGCTCGACGAATCTTTCTCAGTGCCACGTAAACGCGCAATGCGTGCCGTCCGGCGACGGTAGTGGCTACAAATGCGTCTGCATAAACGGCTATCACGGCGACGGTATACGTCAGTGTGTGGAGGACCATATTGGCTGTAACGTTTTGAATAACTGCGGCCGAAACGCAATTTGTGGATACAATCAGACGTCCGCGAATTTCGCGTGTGTCTGCCAACCG GGTTACTATGGTAATGGTTTTACATGTCGGCCACAATCTTCGTGCAGACATGATCCTAATCTCTGCTCTTCCGATGCAAAGTGCGTGTCGACTGGTGAAAATCAATTCGCTTGCGTTTGCAACGAGGGTTACGTCGGCGATGGCATAAATTGTAAGCGCCGGCCGACGCACGACTCTAACTTTTTGCTGGTGAACCAAGGAATGGCCACGCATCGGATACCGTTCGTGCCCACACGACAGAATCCAGGAAATCCGATCTACATAGCTTATACGCAAATGGCGATAGCTCTAGATATCGATTGCCTTGGCGGTAAAGCTTACACCAGCGATATCACtg GCAACAGGATAGTCGAACTATCTTATAACGGATCGATGGCAGCGACATTTATTCCGAAAGTTAGCAGTCCCGAGGGACTGTCGGTCGATTGGGTCTCGAGGAACATCTTCTGGACCGACTCAGGCAAGACGACCGTCGAGGTTGCTAGTCTAGTGACAAAGAAACGCAAAGTCCTCGTTTCCGATGGACTGGTCAATCCGAGGGGAATAGCTGTTCATCCATATCGGGG aaaaatattttggtcTGATTGGAATCGCGCCGCTCCGAAACTGGAGTGGGCTAATGAAGATGGAACAGATCGAGCAATCTTCCTTCAGGGTGATTACGTTAAGCTACCAAATTCATTAACTATCGATTGGGCGACAGATGAGCTGTGTTGGGCCGACGCCGGAACCTTCACGATAa GTTGTATTGAAATAGACAATAGGAAGGTCACTATTGTCGCAAATGAACTCTCTTATCCGTTTGGCTTGGCAATTTCACAGAGTCATTATTACTGGACCGACTGGAAAAC ACACAAGATCGAAGTCGGCATGAAGACTAATGGCGAAAGACGCACACCACTGTCTATCCCGCCAGGTGGAAGCGGGAAACTATACGGTATCGTGGTCGTTCCTGAGTCATGTCCCAGAG TGACAAATGTATGCCAGTACGATAACGGAAGGTGCAACAAGAATCAACTTTGTCTACCGGACGGCCAGGGCGGCAGAACGTGTGCGTGCGCTGATGATGCGACAGGACCCTGTACCGACTCCCGTTATTAG